One segment of Triticum aestivum cultivar Chinese Spring chromosome 2A, IWGSC CS RefSeq v2.1, whole genome shotgun sequence DNA contains the following:
- the LOC123189765 gene encoding DEAD-box ATP-dependent RNA helicase 13 gives MADAPEQPTPDPPTPPQEAIQRPKKNKKGRRKKPKKAAAAAAAPSSSGATMVEDPFLVLAGGKEGGFLELEEIDGADFGIFGSFVEDVGASEKKAWNDQKKKKKKKKRKRGDAKRLDGDVGGDGDGDGDCAGDLVAESEEEGEKGENKRKRKKRNKKKRKVKDNDSESKEDVADDNVEDMQDDIENMEQDNKEEVKLGEDELYAWLELRLHPLLIKAMHRLGFNEPTPIQKACIPAGAHQGKDVIGAAETGSGKTLAFGLPILQRLLEERDKTTRLHVEDEKVAEGSSTGGPLRALILTPTRELAKQVCDHLKEAAKFLGIHVVPIVGGLSMEKQERLLKKKPEIVVGTPGRLWELMSSGNQHLVELHSLSFFVLDEADRMIERGHFKEVQSIIEMLPLSNSSDEQTVKATSSCETVANLQIKKRQTFVFSATLALSANFRKKLKRGLSTSKASTADDLSSIEELSKQAGMKPNAEIVDLTNASILPEKLEESFIECSDDDKDANLYYILSVHGQGRTIVFCTSISALRHISSLLRTLGINVLTNHAQMQQRARMKAVDRFREGENSVLVATDGFARGMDFDNVRTVIHYQLPHSSDVYIHRSGRTARKSLTGCSIALISPADKAKFYSLCKSFSKENLQQFPVDQAYMPAIMNRLSLARQIDKISSKSSKENANKSWLQRNAESMGLILEASDSEEERVRGHKQRKATSAQLQKLQQDLNELLQHPLQPKTFSRRYLAGAGISPLLQKQLEELSKRNVNSNSSNDNNKGSRFVIIGQDRVEPLQALQDSGQEICVNMDKQREKRRLAENWRRKKHEEKKSTREQKRKDRRSAKERD, from the exons ATGGCCGACGCACCGGAGCAGCCTACGCCAGACCCACCCACACCGCCGCAGGAGGCTATCCAAAGGCCTAAGAAAAATAAGAAAGGCCGCAGGAAGAAGCCGaagaaagccgccgccgccgctgccgccccctcctcctctggcGCCACCATGGTCGAGGATCCCTTCCTCGTCCTCGCCGGCGGCAAGGAAGGAG GGTTCCTGgagctggaggagatcgacggggCCGACTTCGGGATCTTCGGGAGCTTCGTGGAGGACGTGGGAGCAAGTGAGAAGAAAGCGTGGAAtgaccagaagaagaagaagaagaaaaagaaacgcAAGCGAGGGGATGCCAAGCGCTTGGATGGGGATGTAGGcggcgatggtgatggtgatggcgaTTGTGCAGGCGATTTGGTAGCTGAGAGCGAGGAGGAGGGTGAGAAGGGTGAGAataaaagaaagaggaagaagaggaacaagaagaagaggaaggtgaAGGATAATGATTCAGAGAGCAaggaggacgttgctgatgacaaTGTGGAAG ATATGCAAGATGACATTGAAAATATGGAACAAGACAACAAAGAGGAGGTGAAATTGGGTGAGGATGAACTTTATGCGTGGCTAGAGCTAAGATTGCATCCCCTTCTTATCAAGGCAATGCACAGGCTTGGGTTCAATGAACCAACACCTATACAGAAGGCTTGCATTCCTGCAGGGGCTCACCAAGGCAAG GATGTTATTGGAGCAGCTGAGACAGGTTCTGGCAAGACACTTGCTTTTGGTCTCCCTATTTTGCAGCGCCTTCTGGAAGAACGAGATAAGACCACAAGATTACATGTAGAAGATGAAAAAGTGGCGGAGGGAAGTTCTACAGGAGGCCCACTCAGAGCACTTATTTTGACACCCACCAGAGAACTTGCCAAACAG GTCTGTGATCATCTAAAAGAAGCAGCTAAGTTCTTAGGAATTCATGTTGTTCCTATCGTTGGTGGTTTATCCATGGAAAAGCAAGAACGACTTCTGAAAAAGAAACCTGAAATTGTTGTTGGAACTCCAGGAAGATTATGGGAGCTAATGTCATCAGGCAATCAGCACCTAGTTGAG CTGCATTCATTGTCATTCTTCGTGTTGGACGAGGCTGATAGAATGATAGAGCGGGGTCATTTTAAAGAAGTGCAATCTATCATTGAGATGCTTCCATTATCCAATAGTTCTGATGAGCAAACTGTAAAAGCCACATCAAGCTGTGAAACTGTGGCAAATTTGCAAATAAAGAAGAGGCAAACCTTTGTCTTCTCAGCAACGCTTGCACTTTCAGCTAATTTTCGCAAGAAGTTGAAGCGTGGGCTTTCTACTTCAAAGGCATCGACGGCTGATGATCTTAGTTCTATTGAAGAACTTTCGAAGCAGGCTGGTATGAAACCTAATGCAGAAATAGTTGATTTGACAAATGCTTCGATCTTGCCGGAGAAACTTGAAGAATCATTCATCGA GTGTAGTGATGATGATAAGGATGCCAACCTTTATTATATATTGAGTGTTCATGGGCAAGGCCGCACGATAGTATTTTGCACATCGATTTCTGCACTGCGTCACATTTCTTCCTTATTACGCACTCTTGGAATAAATGTCTTGACAAATCATGCTCAAATGCAACAAAGGGCTCGCATGAAG GCTGTGGATCGTTTCCGTGAAGGCGAGAACTCCGTTTTGGTCGCGACTGATGGTTTTGCAAGGGGCATGGACTTTGATAATGTTCGAACTGTTATCCATTATCAACTGCCACACTCAAGTGAT GTTTATATCCACAGGAGTGGAAGGACAGCGCGTAAATCATTGACTGGCTGCAGTATTGCATTAATCTCCCCTGCTGACAAAGCCAAGTTTTACTCTCTTTGCAAGTCATTTTCAAAG GAGAACCTGCAGCAGTTTCCTGTTGATCAGGCCTACATGCCTGCAATAATGAATAGGCTCTCCCTTGCTCGGCAGATTGACAAGATATCAAGTAAAAGTTCAAAG GAAAATGCTAACAAATCCTGGCTTCAGAGGAATGCTGAATCCATGGGTTTGATATTGGAGGCTAGTGACAGCGAGGAAGAACGTGTACGGGGCCACAAGCAACGAAAGGCGACTTCGGCACAGCTCCAGAAACTTCAGCAG GATTTGAATGAACTCTTGCAACATCCCTTGCAGCCTAAGACATTCTCACGCCGCTATTTGGCCGGG GCTGGTATTTCACCATTGCTTCAAAAGCAACTAGAAGAGTTGTCCAAAAGGAATGTAAACAGTAATAGCAGTAATGACAATAATAAAGGATCGCGGTTTGTTATTATTGGCCAGGATCGTGTGGAACCGTTGCAAGctcttcaagattctgggcaagag ATTTGTGTGAACATGGACAAGCAAAGGGAGAAGAGAAGACTTGCTGAGAATTGGAGGCGAAAGAAACACGAAGAGAAGAAAA GCACACGAGAACAAAAGAGAAAGGACAGGAGAAGTGCTAAAGAGAGAGACTGA